A stretch of DNA from Oreochromis aureus strain Israel breed Guangdong linkage group 23, ZZ_aureus, whole genome shotgun sequence:
acatagcagtaactcagtgcatttaggcatgtagacacagTCAAGATGAACTAACTGCTGATCTTCTGGGATTTTcgcacacaaccatctctagagtttacagagaatgatctgaaaaatgttagcagtgagcagcagttctctgtgtgaaaatgccttgttgatgtcagaggtcagagagactggccagactgcttcaagctggtAAGATGATAAATACCCACTTGTTACAACCCACGTGTGCAGAAGAACATCTCTGAAGACAGAACACATCAAGGCTTTTAAAGCCATTGCTTTTTTCCCTGGCAACAGGATGATTTCTACATCAGTGCTTTCTGTAATTTCGCGTTTCATGCTGCAGCAGACATATCTCTTTCTGAAATGTTGAAATGAGGATCATGCATCTCCTATGAAGCCTTTGTTTTCCTCTGCAAAGTGTTTCCCTCCACCCCTAGTAAGACAACGGGTCAAATAACACTCCTTTGTCAGGAATCTTTGCTGTGTACTCCTTTAAATTTAATGAGCGGACACACAGAGTGATGTCCAGAACACTCCTAAAATACTCTTTAACAACAACAATTACATGTTAGATGGAAATCTTCTCTCATCTGCAGCTTCACTGCCAATTAAGTGGTTGAAAATTTAGCTAGAGGGGTACCCAGTGAGCTAAAATGTGATGGATCTGGCTAAACATACATCTGAATTTCTATGTGGCTTCAACTAAAGTCGTCTACTTCCCATTTCTTCTCATAGTTTACTGGCAGTCaattcatttcctttttttctaagGGTATTGGCATACCTCCATCTGATCAGTACCTCTTTTAATGTACAGCTTCTCCTCCTTCATTAATATATCATATGTTTGGATGGCATTTGTTCTAGACAGCAGCAGAGTAAGATCCAAAGATTCCTTCCTCACACTGCAGTGAAAGACTCCCTTCAATGTAACAATGCTAGCTGCCTTTGAACCTGCGAATTGCTTTTTCAGAGTGCAAGCTGAACATCCAGACCTGCAGACAGTTCACAGGCAGCTCCCAAACAACTGATTGAGAGCTTTTCACCCCATCGGAGTAAATCATACAGCGATCTCCATTGCAACTAAATTATGTAGGAAGTTTGTTTGCAGGAAGCACATAAAATCAGGATGTCAGTTTTAATTTCTTGTATGACTCTTCTATAAAAAGTTGTTCCAAGATTTAAGGCTGAAGAGAtctgaaatgactgaaaattgGTCCTATTTTATGTTGCATGGCAGAGTGGGAACACTAAAGGCTTAAAGCTAAGCACAGGACAATGCTGGAAAATATAAGTTTAATGCTTTTGACGCCAcagctttaaagaaaaatataatagcTCCTGGGCTCTCGGCTGGACTAAGGCCCGATTGAGATTTTTTGGGTGATCGCCAAGAAGCTGCCTGAGAAATTTAGAAGTGGGCAGGCTATAATCACTGGCAGGGATCCAGTGCAGAGCTTTGCAGTGTGTTGCAGATTTTATTGTGCTGCTGACAGTGTGCCTGACTTAGGACCTCCTGACACCCGACAGTCACGCTGTACCATCAGGAAAGTCTTCAGGGAGACCTAAGCACTTCTGAGAGAAAGGATAGTGATTTATATTTGTCAGCGCcgaagcaatgaaacaaaagtgaaacaaaaagaagtgaagaagttgCCTACAAAGCAGTTGGAAGGtgacactttttaaaatatcgTAATTGTTCCTCatcttttttattatattttcagtCCTCCTCAACTTAGAAACACAGAGGTTTCCTAGATATTTTACCTGAAAATGGTATAGAGGACAGTACATCCACCAGCTTTATAACATGGTAGCAAAATACCAGTGCCACACGGCCATGCATTAGTTTTGAATAGCTCCCTTTATTTGTCTCTTTGCTCTAAACATGCAGAAGTACGCTGCAGGCTGCACTTCCCTTCTATATATTCATTTCATATATTATATAGCAGACCAGATTTAATGCACAGGTGAGAGCTGGACCCAGTTATTTGGAAGTGATCGTCTTTCTCGAGTCTAATCACAGAATCTAATTAAGTGTACAAAATTACATGTAACACCAGCACACTAAATGCCTTTTGAGCATCCACTGGCAATTTTTTGTTTCTACAGTTCACAGGTTTCTTCTGAGTGTGCCACATGCAGTGTACAAACAGTTTAACAGCAGATGAACTCAGTgaattgtgtgcatgtgtgagattGTTCCTGTTCAATTCGTGGGTTGTGCAGACCGGGAAGATTGCAGGCTGCAATTTTCTCCAGAACCGCTCATCCAGAAAAAGCAAGTGAGTGACCAAAGTCATTTGTCACAATAAACCGGAGACAAAAAGATAAACGAAATTAAATGTCCAGCTATCTTTGAACAGATCTGAGTCTCAGACCACCACAGTCGAGTCATGTTTTAAAAGTTATAACTTTGCAGCTGGCTTTcattttttcacacatttcaaacccttcaaattgttttgtttgAGGGTTAAGGGTTGGTCTTTTGATTAAAGTTGGATTTTGATCAGGATATGAGTTCCCCTTTTAGTTTTGATAGTTAACTTTGCAGCTCTGACCAGAAGTTTATATTCACTCATCTTGGGCATGAATGTGATGgtatttttggacttttaatgatttctttaaacTGTTCTTTTCCAGCATGGAATGATTGTACatcatacatctttaatgactttaaaaaacaagaattgggttCGCATACATAATTTTTggttttctctaatccacaaaGGGTCAAAAGCATATATAAAGACTCAAATATAGAGATATATTCACCTAGAGCTATTAAAAGGTGGTTCTGAAGGTTCTACATTTACTTTTAACTTGATATGGCCTGTTAATTTCTTGTTAGCAATCTTTATTAGCTAactggtagtttctctttgcaGCAAAAAGGATTTCTTTGACAGCACTCATTGGATTgaccaatactcagaacaaCGGGAAAGTGAAGATCTAATAAGGAGAATTATAGAGTTACACAAGTCAGGAAGGTCTTTTTGAGCCATTTCTAAACAGCTGCAGATTCCAAGATCATCACTTCAAACAATTATACTTTAGTACAATTTATTTGGAAGTATCGCTGTTTTTCCAAGGTCTGGAAGAAGAGCTatcaccctcagatgagaggaAACTGTTTAGGAGATTCAGGAACAACCGAGGAACCACCAAGGCTCAAGTCTGCTTGAAACTGGTGGAACACCAGCATCACTATCAAGAGAGGGTGTCGACCAAGGGGGAAGTCACAAGAACAAGCCAAATGTCTTCTGGAGAAAAGTTTTATGGTCAGATTGAGGTATTGAGTCACAATGACAAGAAGTATGAGTAAAGGTGAGactttcaaacctaagaacactgTATCAGCTGTTgcgcatggtggtggtagcatcatgctcgggctgttttgctgccagtgtTATTGGTACACAGGATAAAGGGGATAGACTAATGAAGAAGGAAGActacctccaaattcttcaacttcacctcaaatcaatcAAACAGCTAGATggttgaaacttggacacaaTTGGGTGTTctaacaggacaatgatcccaaacacatcaaaactggttttggaaCAGACAAAGTGGGTTAACATAAAACTTCTGAAATGGGCTTCACAAACCCCCACCTTCAACCCTGTTGAAAATTAttgaaaagaagagaagacaaccaaaattatgccagaagcttgGTACATCTTTGGCAACTTGCTAAATTTTGggggtgtatatatatatttaaacattttgatcctgtgtggattagagaaaattcaaaataaatccAAATATTTTGAGAGGCTTGGAATAATGTCAATGAATCACAAAGACAGCCAAACAAGcatgcctgtatgtctgtgccTCCCCCTAAACACAGAGTGGAGCAGTCAGCGGTCACTTTAATGAAAAACTTTTATTGAAAATATGAGGACCACTCAGCCAAATGACCTCAAACTCAGCACTTTAGTTTCTCGTGTCCCCAGCTTTACACCTGCCAAGTTTGAAATGGATCAGATAGTGTTTTTcagcaagaaaagaacagataGATGGACGAATTCAGAGAGATGTCTCATATTTTTAGTATGATAAATGCAAACCTTGAGAtgagtttgtttcttttctcaaaAGTAGCCCCAAACCCTCTGAAAGCTGGACTTCAATCTTGCCGTCAtcagcctgtctctctctctcttctcactTAATTTACCCTTAATAAAGGTTTGTCCAACTGGCCTCTTCCAAAAGTTCTCTGCCCCAGTGTTGGCTCAGGATATGAACGTTGGAGCCTGTCCATGCTCTCACTTAGCAATGCTGTAAGCTGCTTATAGACAACCTTCTCTCTAATGCAAACGACTTTTTATCAAAGCAATGAGGACAGCAATGACATACAGATCTCAAAGATGCTCCAAATCTTTTGTGAGCCGGGGTCTCGCCTGTCCTGGTCCTCTGTCACAGGGTCACAGAGCTAAAACATGCTGTGATTGAAAGCAACTGGAAGCAGAGTGAGCAAAATCCAATGTCAGATAGCCTCTGCAGCCTGAAATCATTATCAAATGTACCGAGTGTGGCTTTGGAGAGGTCAATATATACTGTAGGGCAGCACGGTGCTGCTTTCAGAGAGTGACTTGACAATGTCATCTATAACAAGCCAGGCAGGAGGTGTCAAAAACAGTATCTTTGTTCACAGGAAGTAATGTCATCTGTTGCAATTCAGCACTGATACAGCAAATGTGAAATATGACAGAAGTACTCTGTCTCTAATGCTTATCCAACACTTTAACTGGCCCGGCTCCATATCATTGTGATCCTGAGGAGGACTGAATTTATTTAAGACGGGATACCATGCAGGAATTTTGCCAGGAGCCTGACAAGATGAGTAAGGATGTTAAACAAATGCCTTGGAAAGTTTCACTAAGCTTAAATGGCGGCGGATGTGAAGTAAATCTATCACCGATCACCTaagaggcaaaaaaaataaataaacaaaaacccGCCATTGAGCTGCTACAGCATTTATCAGCCTGCCTAGGGAGGGCTGTGGATGCAGCCACAGTAAAAGCAAACTCATGCACGCTGAAATGCTTCACTGGTCAATACTATCAATGATTCTGCCTTTCAGCAAAATTGACGGGGCTGAACTCTGCACATGGCTGCCATTTAATCATACAGATGCTTTGCAAAGCGCTGCCTGCATTCAGGCGGTCTTTGCATGTCCGCCATACCTTCAAAAAGGTCTTTTGTCACAGCCAGTGTGACAGCATTGAAGTCCTCCATCGGGGCAGGACAATTGTAATCAATGTTTATGAAGAATGACAGAGAGCGGCATGCAGGGCAAGCAATCAGTCACACACAGAGCACGGGGACAATAGGGTGGCAGTAGGTTAACAAAACAAGGCGGAGGGACCTCCAGGCTCTTTAAACGGGATGTTCATGAAGAGAATAAAAAGTTTATTGTTCCTTTTCATTAAAATGGATGCTCAGTATACTCTAAGTGGGCTAATAAGTGGGCAACTTCAATGGCACAGTACAAAACACTCATTAATTTAGTTTGTCGTGCCTTTTGGGGCTACAAAAGTGCTCATTGCagtgttgtttctttttaataatcAAACAAATACAGACTGGGGTTAAAATATACATCAGAGAGGTAGAGAAGATGTCCCAAAGAAAAGGTTTAGCTGTCATTCAAAAGTGCAAGCAAGCTTGAAATTTAAATGTGATACATCAGTAGGTGCCGGGAAATAAAGAGATAATGCACGTGGACTGATTTATACAATAGGGGAGTCGCAAAAAATCATTCCCAGGAGCTCAGCCAATCATTTAGTGGAGTGAATGCCACAAATGATAAGCAGAAAGTTTGTAGATATGCAGTTTCTCAGAAGTTCTCTCTGAATAACCCCCATGTTGTAAAgcatgctttcatgttttccaatcttctattcttcattttggtgagcctgtgtgatCTGAGCTTCCTGTTGTAAGCTGACAGCACTGGTTCTGCTCCTGCTGAGATTGAGTGATTCTTGCAGGTTGTCTTGACAACTTCTAGATGCACTGAGTTGTTTCACTGTGATTGCGAGTGCCTAAACGTCATTCTGTATAAACTTATGGCCagtgtgtgtattggtttttaTTAGCAATACGCTCTAACCATTTAAGCCAACCAGTTAGCTAGAAATcagcaggtgtacctaatataGTGGCCAGTGACTATAACTTACAAACTGCAAACATTCAAGCAAGAAAAGCTCCTATAAGTCTTTCGTTGTAACTTTTCAGCAGAGAAGGGGATAGAACCCATGGCCTTGGTGTGTTTAGCACCACGATCTAACCATCTGAGCTAACCAGCTAGCTTCATGCCCccggtgtacctaatgaagtggtcAGAGAGTATAATTTACAAGAAGACATGCTGACATTGTTGGCTGGTACTGAGCTTGAACCCATGAATCCCCTCAGTGTTGTTAGCATCAGGCTCTAGCCATCACAGCTTGATGGGCCgtggtgtacctaataaagtggccagtgagtgtgaTTCACAAACTGCAAATATTTAACCAAGAAAAGAGAAGAGCAAGCAAGTCTTTCATTGCAACTTTTTGATCAGTGTGTGGATTGAACCCTCTAATAATCTGAGCTAACCCTTCAGCTATACAGGAATAGATGTACCTACTAAAGTGATCAGTGAGCGTTAACTTACAAActtgcagcttttcatcatAAACTACACATGAGCAAATttgcctaataaagtggccaggtACTGCAATagtttttcttcctctgttcCTTGTTTTTAGATGAGTCACTACATTTGAGCACTTTTGGGATATATATattctaaatgtatttatttataatcccTTTGAATCGGAAGACAACAAGAAAACACGTTTTTCTACCATGGGGGGTGGGGCTCAAAATGTCTACTTAAAGactaaaaagatttttttttcttccatatttttaaaagaaaaaaaaactacaatctACCATTAAATGATTATCAACTTTAGTGTGTCAGCCTACAAAGCGGTAATATACAGTGCTACTGTACACGGACACAGCTCTCTGACAAACACGCTAAGCGGAAACTTTTTGTGTTTATGCTGATTACCTTGCGTAGTGCACGTATCAGTTTTCCCGGAGTCTTCCAGGTGCTGCATTTACCGGAGGAAAACAAAGGAAGAACCGGGACCCCAGCGGTGCTACCTCACCTCTCcatctctgcacacacacacacacatagtcacCGCTGCTGCAGCAAAGATCCACCGACAGGAGGTCCTGACTAAACAGCTGGACTCTTTAAGCAGCTGCTTTTTCTCAACTGGGCTCTGAGCGGAGACGTCTGTTTGTTTGCAGAGGCTGAGGCGGTGATTTACTCCTGGATGTTTCTCCGGTCCATTTAAGAAACAGTGATCCCAGCAGGACAGAGTGAAGCTGTCAGGTAAGGTGCCAACTCCAAATTTAGTTTAAAATAATTAAGCCAAATGAgatcaaaatagaaaaaaaaaatttttctgCCTGTATTGATCAGTATAAGATTACTTTatcatgaataaaaataataatgtatgCAAAAATGTTTCTATGGTATTCCTAAGGGGAGCTGGGCATTTATTGTTGTAATTGTTGTAATTAATCAGATACTTTTTACATTAACAAATTAATTAAGTTTGCCATTTAGAATCTACTTTATCatgtaaaatattaaattaagaACAAAAATAGAAGGTAGATGCTTTAAAGGAAATTTAGACTCAATTAGCTGGAACTTATGAGAGTTTATCTCCCAATTATGCCCCCATTTAATAACATCTACACCTGTAATATCCTTTTTTATTTCCTGCATCCTTATCTCTGCTACACCCCCGTTAATATCCCTGTAATTTCCAAAAGGGCACCACAGTTTCTGAGACATTTAGCTTATCGGTATGAACATCATTCAGAAGCCATTACACAGCAGCTTGTTTGAGACTCGCAGTCTTGATCAAAAAGCTGCTTATCACTCGGTCTGCGCCTTGTCGTCGGCCGCCCTGAATGCAGTGCATCCTGTAGAGGGTTTTAATTTGCATCCCGACCTTCGATGCTCCCACATACATCACTGCTAACCTTATAGACTACAGGCAGATTCTTATTTAATCACAAATCACTGTTTTTCAAAGTTCATCTGCTGCATATTGATGAGCCCACACCTTGTTTAATGACTTGTCGTTTTCTCGCGGGGACAGATTTTGAGTTGAGGGACCCATGCTATAGAAAACCTTGTATTATTATGATAATCTTGAACTTTACCGACTTCCCCCTCCAAGGAGGAAGGAGTCGGAGAAGAGGGgtagaattttatttatttatttacttttcctGGAAAGAGGCTGTGAAGATAAAGGGACCGCGATATCTTTTTCTGCCTTTGTTTCATTGTCATCTTTTTTCCTCTCAGGTTTCTTCCAGCTGGGCGGAGAAGAGGTGTCCCTCCCACCCTGGACTACATTTCCCACCGTGTACTGTCTCTGGGTTACGTCATCCACAACTCACTCTGAAATCTCATTTAGCAAGAATGCAAACTTTCAAACGTTTGCCTTCTTTTGAGATGGATCAGTTAACTGCCGGAATAAACGATGTTCAAGCGAATGTTGAGAATGAAACTTTAGCCACATCATTTGCTTGAATGGCAGCTGGGCAACATCTGCCACAATGCAAGGCCAGTGGACATTTCTGATAGATCCTCTGCAACCTATGAGTAGTTCTGCTGTTAACTGCTGCAACAGAATTACCTTACAGTCCTGTTTCTCTGAGTAAGGGATCTTTGGCCGACTGGTGGATTGTATTTCATGCCTCTAAAGCAACACACCCTCATACCAGCAGCACTGATTTCAGTCCTAACGCTGGCTAATGGGGGCCTCTCAAAGGTGCAGGTCATCCATAAACCCTTCTTCTTTTagttctcttttctttgtgGGAACACTTCTCTTCTCTTTGATGATGACCGCCTATGCCTGCCCTAAGCTCTGCCACTGCACAGAGAGGAACGGCATGGTGGTGCAGTGCACTTCGCGCAACCTGGAGAGCATCCCGCCGAACTTACCCAAGGACACTGTGGTCCTCCTGCTGTCGTCGAACCGGATCCGACACGTCCCGAAAGGAGCCTTCGCTGACCTTCACCGCCTCAGGGAGCTGGACCTATCTCACAACGCCTTGGAGAGTGTAGAGGTCGGTGCCTTTCAGGGGGTTTCCGAAGCCCTGCGGACCTTGGATCTTTCAAACAACCATCTGAGCAGCCTCCCCAGGGACACCTTCGCCAAGCTGCACGCCCGAATCCGCCTCTCCCAGAACCCCTGGCACTGCGAGTGCTCGCTGCAGGAGACACTGAGGGAGCTGAGGCTCGACCCCGAGACGGTGAACGAGGTCAGCTGTTTCACGTCAGAGCAGGAGGAGTACGTGGGACAGCCGGTGATCCAGGTCCTGGACTCGGGGATCAACTTTTGCAACTTCCACCACAAGACGACTGACGTAGCCATGTTTGTGGCCATGTTCTGCTGGTTCTCCATGGTGACAGCTTACATCATTTACTACATCAAACACAATCAGGAGGACGCCAGAAGGCATATGGAGTACCTCAAATCACTGCCCAGCACCTCTCACATGAGCAAGGACTATGACACAGTGAGCAGCGTGTTTTAGGATGAATATGGATCAAAGTGCAGCGATGAATACAAATGACAGAGAGCCGATGAATAAGTTTACAGCGAGCAATACTGAGAAGTGACAGCCGTGCAGGCACAAAGATTTAAGGAGGAGGTTTTAAAATGTTGCTGTCATCATCAAGTGCAGgctttaaacaaaaagaaagacacaGCTCAGACTCAGATATTTTACTTCTTCAATAACAAAAGATGTCAGATCATTATTTCTCACTCCAACCATGTGCTTAACACACCTCAAAAGTTTGCAGAAACAGTTTGCATATCACACCGAGTTACAGAAGTTCAGCTACCAGCTGAGGAGAACCTGAGAGCCACTTGAGTGTGAAACAGAAATGAGCTCCTCGACAAATAATTCCCATGGTTTCACAGAAAAATATCcaagtttgattttgtttaatgcattaaaacaaaaagaagatgaagcAGGGGGACCTTTAGGGGCAAcagcagagaaaatagctgtaGTAGCTGTTAATCTCTGTTAAAACTGATATATGTTTCCCTCCTAATGTTAAGATGATGTATGCTTAATGATGCAATGCATAAAGGATATAGGTGTTGTAGAGGGGATTAGATGGCTGTAGGAACCCCTGTGAAACCCCTGCACTGTCAATTTAAGGTGGCTTCGCAGCCCAGAATTAAATTTCACACTTGAGCGCTCGTTTTGCTTCAAATGGTGATAAGTTTTTTACTTTTGGAAGAAGAAATATGATAAATTCCtgccacaaaaaaaaagttcagtttgAGAGATCAGATACTGAACTGATTgtctttttctctatttttgcTTAACTAAGCTGCACACACGAAATGTTTCATCAAATTTCAGATTCTGGAAAATTGTACATTTAAACAAAGGGAGGGTGGGGCTTTTGTGCTGGAATCCAGAGGTATGCATCTGAGATGACCATTTAGGGTCATCCACTAATTGGCCACAACCAATGTGGCTCAAGGTTTCTTCTGGCtaaaagggagattttcctCCCCACtatcgccaagtgcttgctcacatgGGTCATTGGATTGTTGTggctttctctgtattattataggttcttaaccttacaatataaagcgccttgaggtgagcGTTGTCataatttggtgctatataataGGGATATTGTCTTTGTATGACATCATCCAGAGTAACAAGTAGAAAAAACTGTCCAAAATTGGGtatttagagcagtctgaagtcTGAGCATTTTGTACATAAGGATTCCTTGATTGTATTCTGAGTGATTTACTTGAAATTTTAACCATGTTTATTATGAGCATTTACAAGTGTAACAGTGTATATGGCAGGATATAAGTGAAAGAATAACAGGTCCCCTTTAAACAAACTTGATATCGACATGATTTAATCTGTTGTCAACATGTAGGCTCATTGGATCTGCACTTCCCCTGCACAGTGGCTGcatggctgttgtttttttaatttcctcagtctcttcctgttgcGCCTGACATCTGAAAGCAGCTTAACCAAAGTGGACCCCAGCCACAGGTTTTTACACCTAAAGCTTCCAACTACTTGACTGTGGAATTCACACCGATTAGGACCGGCTTGACTTGTAGCACTCGCAGAAGAAGAAGTGGTGACAAATAAGGCAAGAACCTGAAaacgtgtttttgtttgttttcatctaTTAATTTGGATTGCATCACACAAATTTCATGCCTgttga
This window harbors:
- the LOC116310263 gene encoding leucine-rich repeat-containing protein 3-like encodes the protein MGASQRCRSSINPSSFSSLFFVGTLLFSLMMTAYACPKLCHCTERNGMVVQCTSRNLESIPPNLPKDTVVLLLSSNRIRHVPKGAFADLHRLRELDLSHNALESVEVGAFQGVSEALRTLDLSNNHLSSLPRDTFAKLHARIRLSQNPWHCECSLQETLRELRLDPETVNEVSCFTSEQEEYVGQPVIQVLDSGINFCNFHHKTTDVAMFVAMFCWFSMVTAYIIYYIKHNQEDARRHMEYLKSLPSTSHMSKDYDTVSSVF